One stretch of Leadbetterella byssophila DSM 17132 DNA includes these proteins:
- the panD gene encoding aspartate 1-decarboxylase, producing the protein MLINVFKSKIHRVKVTQAELNYVGSITIDEDLLEAAGIRENEKVQIVNNNNGERLETYAIKGRRGSGVICLNGAAARKAQPGDIVIIISYAWMTPEEAEKHQPVVIFPDENNRIVK; encoded by the coding sequence ATGCTTATTAATGTATTTAAGTCAAAGATTCACCGTGTGAAGGTGACGCAAGCGGAGTTGAACTATGTAGGCAGTATTACCATAGATGAAGATCTATTAGAGGCTGCGGGGATTAGAGAAAACGAAAAGGTTCAGATTGTAAATAATAATAACGGGGAGCGACTGGAGACTTATGCCATCAAGGGGCGTAGAGGTTCAGGAGTGATATGTCTAAACGGTGCAGCCGCGCGAAAAGCACAACCCGGAGATATTGTTATCATCATTTCTTATGCGTGGATGACTCCGGAAGAAGCGGAAAAACATCAGCCGGTAGTTATCTTTCCGGATGAGAATAACCGAATAGTTAAATGA
- a CDS encoding aminotransferase class V-fold PLP-dependent enzyme, with protein sequence MSKKYFTAGPAELYPKFSEFLQEFVDKQLGSISHRSGDFKKIYQHTDEQLRILLGIPEENAIMFTGSASEIWEKSIQSLVEFESFHLVNGSFSEKYYQYALALQKTAKAFKKPLGEGFTYSEIEVPEYAEMVCITQNETSTGVQMREADIHKLKRSNAHKLFSIDIVSSAPIPTLDFKLMDSVFFSVQKNFGMPAGLGVWIANEKCLEKAVSLKEKGLSIGAHHDLPTLWKNAKNYQNPSTPNVMGIFLLGKIAEDMNKTGIDTIRKTNASNAKKIYQHFENKEGYEIFVKDPDLRSKTVAVINTSSPSSHLIQKLKAENMIIGSGYGPGKDNQIRIANFISTSTEDIEALLEKI encoded by the coding sequence ATGAGTAAGAAATATTTCACAGCAGGGCCGGCAGAATTGTATCCTAAATTCTCTGAATTCCTACAAGAATTTGTAGATAAGCAACTGGGCTCCATTTCCCATAGAAGTGGAGATTTCAAGAAGATTTATCAGCATACAGATGAACAATTGCGCATACTTCTGGGCATCCCGGAGGAAAATGCCATCATGTTTACCGGTTCAGCATCAGAAATCTGGGAAAAGAGCATTCAAAGTTTGGTTGAATTCGAATCTTTCCACCTAGTGAACGGTTCATTTTCAGAAAAGTATTACCAATACGCCCTCGCCTTACAAAAAACAGCCAAGGCCTTTAAAAAGCCGTTAGGGGAAGGATTTACGTATTCAGAAATTGAAGTGCCTGAATATGCGGAAATGGTCTGTATCACCCAAAATGAAACCTCTACAGGCGTTCAAATGCGTGAAGCAGATATCCATAAACTGAAGAGAAGTAATGCACATAAACTCTTTTCCATTGACATCGTATCTTCTGCACCTATCCCGACTTTAGATTTCAAATTGATGGATTCCGTATTTTTTTCTGTTCAAAAGAATTTTGGAATGCCAGCAGGACTAGGTGTCTGGATAGCGAATGAAAAATGCTTAGAGAAGGCAGTAAGTTTAAAGGAGAAAGGACTTTCTATCGGAGCTCACCATGACTTACCTACCCTTTGGAAGAATGCTAAAAATTACCAAAATCCATCTACTCCAAATGTCATGGGCATCTTCCTCCTAGGCAAAATAGCGGAAGACATGAACAAAACAGGAATAGATACCATTAGAAAAACCAATGCTTCCAATGCCAAGAAGATCTATCAGCACTTCGAGAATAAGGAAGGCTATGAGATCTTTGTAAAAGATCCGGATCTACGTTCAAAGACAGTGGCCGTCATCAATACCTCTAGCCCATCATCACATCTCATCCAAAAACTGAAAGCTGAAAATATGATCATAGGATCAGGATATGGACCAGGGAAAGACAATCAAATCCGTATAGCTAATTTCATATCTACCAGTACGGAAGATATAGAAGCTTTATTGGAAAAGATTTAA
- a CDS encoding type B 50S ribosomal protein L31 — translation MKKDIHPNYREVVFWDLTSDDKFLTRSCVETKETIVFEDGKEYPVCKVEVSSKSHPFYTGKNVLLDTTGRVEKFNKRYARK, via the coding sequence ATGAAAAAAGACATTCATCCGAATTATAGAGAGGTAGTTTTCTGGGATTTGACCTCTGATGATAAATTCCTAACTCGTTCTTGTGTAGAAACGAAAGAAACCATCGTATTTGAAGATGGAAAAGAATATCCTGTATGTAAAGTAGAGGTTAGCTCTAAGTCTCACCCATTCTACACAGGTAAAAATGTATTGTTGGATACTACCGGACGTGTAGAGAAATTCAACAAGCGTTACGCAAGAAAATAA
- a CDS encoding methylglyoxal synthase encodes MIRTVGASKNIALVAHDNKKDDILQWALSNRHILKNHTLLATGTTGKLLEQALELPVRKLLSGPLGGDQQIGSLIAEGKVDILIFFWDPMQSQPHDPDVKALLRLGVVWNIPMACDTATANLIFSSPLINEEYTVKLTDYEDYKNRVIK; translated from the coding sequence ATGATAAGAACAGTAGGTGCAAGTAAGAATATAGCCCTAGTGGCGCATGATAATAAGAAGGATGATATTCTACAATGGGCATTGTCCAATAGGCATATCTTGAAGAATCACACTTTATTAGCAACAGGTACCACGGGGAAGTTACTAGAACAGGCATTAGAGCTTCCGGTTAGGAAACTTTTAAGCGGCCCCTTGGGTGGGGATCAGCAGATAGGCTCTCTTATAGCGGAAGGGAAAGTGGATATACTCATCTTTTTCTGGGATCCCATGCAAAGCCAGCCGCATGATCCGGATGTGAAGGCCTTATTGAGGTTAGGAGTGGTGTGGAATATCCCTATGGCCTGTGATACGGCTACGGCAAATTTGATCTTCTCTTCTCCTTTGATCAATGAAGAATATACGGTAAAATTGACAGACTACGAAGACTATAAAAATAGAGTTATTAAATAA
- a CDS encoding N-acetyltransferase: MTMNILEKKTYGDFVVMVATEEHHSYADQICEEMASSAKARGTGIAKRKPEYIRLKMTEGKAIICLTTAGVWVGFCYIETWDHGKFVANSGLIVAPDFRKSGIATSIKAMAFRLSRTRYPEAKIIGLTTSLAVMKINSELGYVPVPFSELPKDDDFWKGCSSCVNFDILNRTNRAHCLCTGMKYEPPKEEKKPEFWDFLSQSSLYESFMRLKQRVLLGREEKSKKKSPGRLNRELEEV; encoded by the coding sequence ATGACGATGAACATTTTAGAAAAGAAGACTTATGGCGATTTTGTAGTTATGGTAGCTACAGAAGAGCACCACTCTTATGCGGATCAAATCTGCGAAGAAATGGCATCCAGCGCTAAAGCGCGTGGGACAGGTATTGCAAAACGTAAACCTGAGTACATTCGTTTGAAAATGACGGAGGGTAAGGCCATCATTTGTCTTACTACTGCGGGAGTTTGGGTTGGTTTCTGTTATATAGAAACATGGGATCACGGTAAGTTTGTAGCGAACTCCGGATTGATCGTTGCTCCTGACTTTAGAAAATCAGGGATAGCGACTTCCATCAAAGCTATGGCATTTCGTTTATCAAGAACGCGTTATCCGGAAGCTAAGATCATAGGTTTAACTACTAGTTTAGCTGTGATGAAGATAAATTCAGAGTTGGGATACGTTCCTGTGCCTTTTTCTGAGTTGCCAAAAGATGATGATTTCTGGAAAGGTTGTAGCAGCTGTGTGAACTTTGATATCCTGAATCGTACAAACAGAGCTCACTGTCTTTGTACAGGTATGAAATACGAACCGCCGAAAGAGGAGAAGAAGCCTGAGTTCTGGGACTTTTTGTCGCAGTCCTCCTTATACGAAAGCTTTATGCGTTTGAAGCAGAGGGTGTTATTGGGAAGAGAAGAGAAGTCAAAAAAAAAATCTCCAGGCCGTCTAAATCGGGAATTGGAGGAAGTGTAG
- a CDS encoding agmatine deiminase family protein: MSKPAENGYFFPAEWHPQVATWLSFPINKDTWEDRFDRIYPAYFEFIKSIALSQKVKINANDEATIQFIRTKLEEYNIPASQVELYPFPTNDSWCRDHGPAFLIHKENDSRMIVDWEYNAWGGKYPPYDSDNAIPSRIAEVLQLPSVKTGIVMEGGSVEFNGKGTVLTSKSCLLNKNRNPHLTQEEIEAYLRDYYGVEQVLWVEDGIVGDDTDGHIDDTVRFVNEDTVITVVESNPEDANFAPLKENLEALKKMKLPDGRSLNIVEIQMPDPVYSDGIRLPASYANFLITNGHVIVPTFRSKHDERALQIIQECFKTRKVVGIDATEIIWGLGSFHCLSQQEPKPNPEISC; encoded by the coding sequence ATGAGCAAACCCGCAGAAAACGGTTATTTCTTTCCCGCTGAATGGCACCCGCAAGTAGCTACCTGGTTAAGTTTCCCTATAAATAAAGATACTTGGGAGGATAGATTCGACCGCATTTACCCTGCATACTTTGAATTTATTAAGTCCATTGCCCTTAGTCAAAAGGTAAAGATCAATGCCAATGACGAGGCAACCATACAGTTTATTCGTACCAAACTAGAAGAATACAATATCCCGGCATCTCAGGTAGAATTATATCCGTTCCCCACGAACGACTCCTGGTGCAGAGACCACGGTCCTGCTTTCCTGATTCATAAAGAGAATGATAGCAGAATGATAGTGGACTGGGAATACAATGCCTGGGGTGGAAAATATCCTCCATATGATTCAGACAATGCAATTCCATCCCGTATTGCGGAAGTTTTACAATTACCTTCTGTAAAAACAGGAATAGTGATGGAGGGCGGATCTGTAGAATTCAATGGAAAAGGTACAGTATTAACCAGTAAATCTTGTCTTCTAAACAAAAACAGGAACCCTCATTTGACTCAAGAAGAGATAGAAGCCTACTTGAGAGACTATTATGGAGTAGAGCAAGTACTCTGGGTAGAAGATGGAATCGTAGGTGATGACACCGATGGCCATATTGATGATACCGTAAGGTTTGTCAATGAAGATACCGTAATTACGGTAGTTGAGTCTAACCCTGAGGATGCTAACTTTGCCCCATTAAAAGAAAATCTGGAGGCTTTGAAAAAGATGAAATTGCCTGATGGAAGAAGCCTGAATATTGTGGAAATCCAAATGCCAGACCCTGTATATTCAGACGGCATCAGACTGCCTGCATCCTATGCCAATTTCCTCATCACTAATGGACATGTGATCGTTCCCACTTTCAGAAGTAAACACGATGAAAGAGCTTTGCAAATTATTCAGGAATGCTTCAAAACCAGAAAGGTAGTAGGAATTGATGCTACAGAAATCATTTGGGGATTGGGTTCATTCCACTGCTTATCTCAGCAAGAGCCAAAACCAAACCCTGAGATTTCCTGCTAA
- a CDS encoding peptidylprolyl isomerase produces MPFKIKYIPLLSPFLLFSCAKPTTTSDKSQVLVVKEEEPKVVELASGGITRKELSIDLENMVKLDSGSHEEILQELLQRKLFIAEARSQGMDTTENFREQIQSHLSLAVASALEDHSEIRKLENEAYERYLKEVNASHLFVPISPYAAPADTLKLYNELLQIRNMAIQNKDFETQAKRWSKDPKTASSGGQLGWFSVFYLVYPLESAVYKVPKDSISLPVRTPAGYHLIKVNDIRKSSGMVQIQHIFKHIGPESEDKETLRKQLDSLRTEILNGLPFETAVEQHSDDFNSKPNKGILQPFGVGKTEPGFEEAVFALKKGEISMPIQSSTGLHLVKVIDRLKPLTRSQFIEQNRAKITTDSRGEYLRLKQINDFRAKNNVSFSDEALDNALKFASVRILTRNWQKPNTVLLTDPLLKINEHTITIGSFYDFVEDKQEFEKWPSENPNEIFKMLFDKFVEAEIVKYQQAQTYQQDPDLQRWMKAQEENILYTEFYTRNILEKSLQDTVALKRFYDANKSLFPVVETGNLSVMSFADEETYAKFKAMAAEPKPYKLYRGIAPILYEQNTYTLSEVDQRKLMGLLEIMEKNPGYIVEIGGHSDSKEDDRISELRIKEVVSFLVKNGLPLKRISEVNYKNSVIHDRFDWSKNQTLTFSFFSNLETDLAKTFNSKFPNAITYDNFTVSKSEFESKMNTSWGNKSGTIRLDGRVEEYTLKTKKIKGNYKDSKPEVIQKYQEALEKEWVQKLSSKFNLKYNPEELKSIINDLKKNN; encoded by the coding sequence ATGCCATTTAAAATAAAATATATACCTCTTCTATCTCCTTTTCTTCTATTTTCCTGTGCAAAACCGACCACTACATCTGACAAATCGCAAGTATTGGTTGTAAAAGAAGAAGAGCCAAAGGTAGTAGAGTTGGCTAGCGGAGGAATAACAAGGAAAGAGCTGAGTATAGATCTAGAAAACATGGTAAAGCTGGATTCAGGCAGCCATGAAGAAATATTACAGGAACTTCTTCAAAGAAAACTCTTCATTGCAGAAGCCAGGAGTCAGGGAATGGATACCACTGAGAATTTCAGAGAACAAATCCAGTCGCATTTGTCTTTAGCTGTGGCCAGCGCTCTAGAGGATCATTCGGAAATTCGAAAGCTAGAAAACGAAGCGTATGAAAGATACTTAAAAGAGGTAAATGCCTCTCACCTTTTTGTACCCATTTCTCCTTATGCGGCACCTGCAGATACCTTGAAGTTGTACAATGAACTTCTACAAATCCGCAATATGGCCATCCAGAACAAGGATTTCGAAACCCAGGCAAAAAGATGGTCTAAAGATCCAAAGACAGCTTCTTCTGGAGGACAGTTAGGTTGGTTCAGTGTTTTCTACCTAGTTTACCCATTAGAATCTGCCGTGTATAAAGTACCTAAAGATTCCATTTCTCTACCAGTACGTACTCCTGCCGGTTACCACCTTATAAAGGTCAATGATATAAGGAAGAGTAGCGGTATGGTGCAAATACAGCATATTTTTAAGCACATCGGTCCGGAATCTGAAGATAAAGAAACCTTGAGGAAGCAACTGGATTCATTACGCACAGAAATCCTTAATGGTTTACCTTTTGAAACCGCAGTTGAACAGCATTCAGATGATTTTAATTCTAAGCCTAATAAGGGTATACTCCAACCCTTCGGTGTAGGTAAAACTGAGCCGGGCTTCGAAGAGGCCGTCTTTGCGCTTAAAAAAGGAGAAATCTCTATGCCTATCCAATCCAGTACCGGACTTCACCTGGTGAAAGTAATAGACAGATTAAAACCTTTGACCAGGTCACAGTTTATAGAACAAAACAGGGCCAAGATCACCACTGATAGCAGAGGTGAATACCTTAGATTGAAGCAGATCAATGATTTCAGAGCAAAGAACAATGTTTCTTTCTCTGATGAAGCGCTCGATAATGCCCTCAAGTTTGCATCAGTGAGAATACTGACCAGAAATTGGCAAAAACCTAATACGGTCCTACTCACAGACCCTTTGCTCAAAATCAACGAGCATACCATCACCATAGGTTCCTTTTATGATTTTGTAGAAGACAAACAGGAGTTTGAAAAATGGCCCTCTGAAAATCCAAATGAGATCTTCAAAATGCTGTTTGACAAATTCGTAGAAGCGGAAATTGTAAAATACCAACAAGCTCAAACCTACCAGCAAGACCCGGATTTGCAAAGATGGATGAAAGCTCAGGAGGAAAATATCCTTTACACCGAGTTTTACACCCGTAATATCCTAGAAAAATCCCTACAGGATACCGTAGCCTTGAAAAGATTCTATGACGCGAACAAATCTTTGTTCCCCGTAGTAGAAACCGGAAACCTGTCAGTCATGAGTTTCGCTGATGAGGAAACGTATGCCAAATTCAAGGCCATGGCAGCTGAACCTAAACCGTATAAACTTTATAGAGGTATAGCTCCAATTCTTTATGAGCAGAACACATACACCCTAAGTGAAGTGGATCAACGCAAGTTGATGGGGCTCTTAGAAATTATGGAAAAGAACCCGGGTTATATCGTAGAGATAGGTGGTCATTCAGATTCAAAAGAAGATGATAGAATTTCTGAATTAAGAATCAAAGAAGTAGTAAGTTTTTTAGTAAAAAATGGACTACCTTTGAAGAGAATTTCAGAAGTGAATTATAAGAATTCTGTCATTCATGACAGATTTGATTGGTCAAAGAACCAGACCCTTACGTTTTCTTTCTTTAGTAACTTGGAAACAGATCTGGCTAAGACCTTTAATTCTAAATTCCCTAACGCCATCACCTATGATAACTTCACTGTCAGCAAGTCGGAGTTTGAAAGTAAAATGAATACGAGTTGGGGGAACAAAAGTGGAACGATCCGTTTGGACGGTCGTGTAGAAGAATATACTTTGAAGACCAAAAAGATAAAAGGCAATTATAAGGATAGTAAACCTGAGGTAATTCAAAAATACCAGGAAGCCTTAGAAAAAGAATGGGTACAAAAGCTGAGTTCGAAATTCAATTTAAAATACAACCCTGAAGAACTGAAAAGTATTATTAACGACTTAAAAAAGAACAATTAA
- a CDS encoding peptidylprolyl isomerase, with protein sequence MLKKVVLALIMVLPLCVKAQSTNVDKIIAKIDNYYILKSEVESLRARYAKEGQNVSSCEALESMAIQKLLVAKAEIDSVIVENDQIKDQLDARMNQMVTVYGNEKNIVDQFGKSIETLKNEMRSELKEQMTAEKMKGVIYEKVSVTPLEVKKFYESIPKDSLWKVGQKVKLSQIVRLAPLTPELRTDLITKLQDIKRRIQSGEDFGKLAKEYSEDQGSAANGGDLGWSKRGMMVPEFEAAAMSLDTGQISDIVESEYGFHLIQTLAKRGQEYRARHILLMPDYQILSTDEPKRYLDSLRKVIIADTLDWGKMVKLHSQDEFTKDAGGIIANPQTGEAWQTIDVNMEPALYIAVSSLKLGDLSQVVNYRTPQGKTGMRLIKVVDVKKEHVINLEDDYEELRRYTLNIKQNERIEQWFSEALAEVYINIDKEYESCNLFNKK encoded by the coding sequence ATGTTGAAGAAGGTAGTGTTGGCGTTGATTATGGTTTTGCCCCTATGTGTTAAGGCTCAATCAACGAATGTCGACAAGATTATAGCAAAAATTGACAATTACTATATTCTAAAATCTGAAGTAGAATCTTTAAGAGCAAGATATGCAAAAGAAGGTCAGAATGTAAGCAGCTGTGAAGCGTTGGAATCCATGGCTATCCAGAAACTTTTGGTAGCTAAAGCAGAAATTGACTCGGTCATCGTGGAAAACGACCAGATCAAGGACCAATTGGATGCCAGAATGAACCAGATGGTAACAGTGTATGGTAATGAGAAGAATATTGTAGATCAATTCGGAAAGTCCATTGAGACTTTAAAGAATGAAATGCGTTCTGAGCTTAAAGAGCAAATGACCGCGGAAAAAATGAAAGGTGTGATTTACGAAAAAGTGAGTGTCACACCTTTAGAAGTTAAGAAATTCTACGAATCCATCCCTAAAGACAGCTTGTGGAAAGTTGGACAAAAAGTTAAACTATCCCAGATCGTTCGTTTGGCTCCTCTTACCCCTGAATTGAGAACGGATCTAATCACCAAATTACAGGATATCAAACGTAGAATCCAAAGCGGAGAAGACTTTGGGAAACTGGCTAAAGAGTATTCTGAAGACCAAGGTAGCGCTGCAAATGGTGGAGACTTAGGCTGGAGTAAGAGAGGCATGATGGTTCCCGAGTTTGAGGCCGCAGCTATGAGCCTAGATACCGGACAAATATCAGATATCGTAGAAAGTGAGTACGGTTTCCACTTGATCCAAACCTTGGCAAAAAGAGGGCAAGAATATAGAGCGCGACACATACTGTTGATGCCTGACTATCAGATTTTAAGCACTGATGAACCCAAAAGATACCTGGACAGCTTAAGAAAAGTAATCATAGCAGATACGCTGGATTGGGGCAAAATGGTCAAACTGCACTCCCAAGATGAGTTCACCAAAGACGCAGGAGGTATCATTGCTAACCCACAAACCGGTGAAGCATGGCAGACTATTGATGTAAATATGGAACCTGCCTTATACATTGCTGTAAGTTCCCTTAAACTAGGTGATCTAAGCCAAGTGGTAAACTATAGAACCCCTCAAGGTAAAACCGGGATGCGTTTGATTAAGGTAGTGGATGTCAAAAAAGAACACGTCATTAACCTAGAGGATGATTATGAAGAATTAAGAAGATATACCCTAAATATCAAACAAAACGAAAGAATTGAACAATGGTTTTCTGAAGCCTTGGCTGAGGTGTATATAAATATTGATAAAGAATACGAGAGCTGCAACCTTTTTAATAAAAAATGA
- a CDS encoding AAA family ATPase: MKSDVEAADALKKKYEELSQEIGKVIVGQEETVKLLLTAVFCQGHCLLVGVPGLAKTLLVQTIASALDLDFNRIQFTPDLMPSDITGSETLDNQRNFKFVKGPVFANIILADEINRTPPKTQSALLEAMQEYAVTVSGQKHNLSRPFFVLATQNPIEQEGTYPLPEAQLDRFMFMVSLDYPTLEQEMQIVKNTTSSREVSINKVLGAEEIVEFQQLIRKVPVSDHVIEYAVKLVQNTRPGIENASTQAKTWLEWGAGPRASQNLILAAKCNALFQGKYSPDIDDVKAVAYPILRHRIVRNFKAEAEGITTEKIIGELL; encoded by the coding sequence ATGAAATCAGACGTAGAAGCTGCTGACGCCCTAAAAAAGAAATATGAAGAGCTGAGCCAAGAGATAGGCAAGGTCATTGTAGGACAAGAAGAAACGGTTAAACTACTGCTTACTGCGGTCTTCTGCCAGGGACATTGTCTTTTAGTAGGTGTTCCGGGACTTGCAAAGACTCTATTGGTGCAAACCATAGCTTCAGCTTTGGATTTAGACTTTAACAGAATTCAGTTCACTCCAGATTTGATGCCTTCAGACATCACCGGTTCGGAAACCTTAGATAACCAAAGGAACTTCAAATTTGTGAAAGGTCCGGTTTTTGCCAATATCATTTTGGCGGATGAAATCAACCGTACTCCTCCAAAAACACAATCGGCTCTACTTGAAGCCATGCAGGAATATGCCGTAACAGTATCAGGTCAAAAGCATAATCTTAGTAGACCTTTCTTTGTCTTGGCAACTCAAAACCCTATTGAACAGGAAGGTACCTATCCCCTACCGGAAGCTCAATTGGACCGTTTCATGTTCATGGTAAGTTTAGACTACCCTACTTTGGAACAAGAAATGCAAATAGTGAAGAACACTACGAGCAGCAGGGAAGTCAGCATAAACAAGGTGTTAGGTGCAGAAGAAATTGTGGAATTCCAACAGCTTATCCGTAAAGTTCCGGTATCAGATCATGTGATCGAATATGCCGTAAAATTGGTACAAAATACTCGTCCGGGAATAGAAAATGCCTCTACCCAAGCAAAAACATGGTTGGAATGGGGAGCTGGACCTCGAGCATCTCAGAACCTAATATTGGCTGCTAAATGCAACGCCTTATTCCAAGGTAAATATTCTCCTGACATAGATGATGTTAAAGCCGTGGCTTATCCTATCCTACGTCACAGAATAGTTAGGAACTTCAAGGCAGAAGCAGAAGGCATCACTACAGAAAAGATCATCGGGGAACTACTCTAG
- a CDS encoding MBL fold metallo-hydrolase: MKLTLTLLLLLSLIIYFAPFWGKSPQGERRERIKRSPNFIKGEFSYPIETPQLTNGATYGSLLKEMLLGKSPEEPLKDIPAIKHDLHQLPEGSIVWFGHSSYLIKIQGKVFVIDPVLSDRVSPVPGLMKAYTGTTVYSPTDLPEIDYLIITHDHYDHLDYTSIKELKPKVKKVITGLGVGAHLEYWGYKPEIITELDWWEGISLSENIQIAATPARHFSGRGFKRNQTLWCSFVLDTPENKIFIGGDSGYGPHFKEIGEKFGPFDLAILENGQYNVAWQNIHTLPSEFPLVVQDLRAMKVLPVHSGKFTLARHAWYEPLEEVYKLIPSKKLLTPLIGQTVPLADSSVSYRAWWREF, from the coding sequence ATGAAATTAACTTTAACCCTCCTCCTCCTTTTAAGCCTTATCATTTATTTCGCGCCATTTTGGGGTAAATCTCCTCAAGGAGAGCGAAGGGAAAGGATCAAAAGATCCCCCAATTTTATCAAGGGTGAATTCAGCTATCCTATTGAAACACCTCAACTAACAAACGGCGCTACTTACGGAAGTTTACTGAAAGAAATGCTCTTAGGGAAATCTCCTGAAGAACCTCTTAAGGATATTCCAGCCATCAAACACGATTTACACCAACTACCTGAAGGATCTATAGTGTGGTTTGGACACTCTTCATACCTGATTAAAATCCAAGGCAAGGTCTTCGTGATTGATCCTGTATTAAGCGACCGAGTTTCACCTGTTCCCGGCTTAATGAAAGCCTATACAGGTACCACCGTTTATAGTCCTACTGATTTACCGGAAATTGATTACCTCATCATAACCCATGACCATTATGATCATTTGGATTATACAAGTATCAAAGAACTAAAGCCAAAGGTTAAAAAGGTTATTACCGGTTTGGGAGTGGGCGCTCATTTAGAATATTGGGGATATAAACCGGAAATCATCACGGAGTTAGATTGGTGGGAAGGAATTAGTTTGTCAGAGAATATCCAAATTGCGGCTACTCCTGCCCGCCATTTTTCAGGAAGAGGTTTTAAAAGGAATCAGACCTTATGGTGTTCCTTCGTATTGGACACACCAGAGAATAAGATCTTTATAGGTGGAGATAGTGGATACGGACCTCATTTTAAAGAAATCGGAGAAAAATTCGGACCGTTTGACTTAGCCATCCTGGAAAATGGGCAGTACAATGTAGCTTGGCAAAATATACACACCTTACCTTCCGAATTCCCGCTTGTAGTACAAGATTTAAGGGCTATGAAGGTCCTGCCTGTACATTCGGGTAAGTTCACTTTAGCCAGACATGCCTGGTATGAGCCTTTGGAGGAAGTTTATAAGCTCATACCAAGTAAAAAGCTGTTGACACCCCTAATAGGTCAAACTGTCCCTCTGGCTGACAGCAGCGTCAGTTATAGGGCATGGTGGAGAGAGTTTTAA